In Pantoea cypripedii, the following proteins share a genomic window:
- the uraH gene encoding hydroxyisourate hydrolase — protein MSTITTHILDTSLGKPAIGVAISLEQNSPEGWLPLAQGKTDTDGRIKDLTPEPLAPGHYRLTAEIGDYFAAAGRDALYVSAQIDFVLGETGSHYHLPFLISPWSWSTYRGS, from the coding sequence ATGAGCACCATCACCACGCATATTCTCGATACTTCGCTGGGTAAACCGGCGATTGGTGTGGCGATTTCGCTGGAGCAGAATAGCCCGGAAGGCTGGCTGCCGCTGGCACAGGGCAAGACCGATACCGACGGGCGAATTAAAGATTTGACGCCAGAGCCGTTAGCGCCGGGGCATTATCGACTCACCGCTGAAATTGGGGATTATTTTGCCGCAGCGGGTCGTGATGCGCTGTACGTCAGCGCGCAGATTGATTTTGTGCTGGGGGAAACCGGCAGCCATTATCATCTGCCGTTCCTGATTTCCCCGTGGTCGTGGTCAACCTATCGCGGCAGCTGA
- a CDS encoding amidohydrolase — MSALKITVLQETLSWMDGAANLRHFDGVLKGIEGRDLILLPEMFTTGFAMEAAESSLPQEEVVAWLHQHAKTSNALVGGSAAIQTEKGAVNRFLLVEPDGTLHQYDKRHLFRMANEHQHYVAGETREVFTWRGWRILPQICYDLRFPVFTRNRNDYDLALFVANWPAPRALHWQSLLLARAIENQAYVAGCNRVGSDGNQHQYSGDSRIISPLGDILAAAEPFARARIDAELSLEELQAYRERFPAWRDADAFTL, encoded by the coding sequence ATGTCAGCTTTGAAAATTACCGTTTTGCAGGAAACTCTGAGCTGGATGGATGGTGCAGCGAATCTGCGCCATTTCGACGGCGTGCTGAAAGGCATTGAAGGGCGCGATCTGATCCTGCTGCCAGAGATGTTTACTACCGGCTTCGCGATGGAAGCAGCGGAAAGCTCGCTGCCGCAGGAAGAAGTGGTAGCGTGGCTGCACCAGCATGCCAAAACCAGCAATGCGCTGGTCGGCGGCAGCGCGGCAATCCAGACCGAAAAAGGCGCGGTAAACCGTTTCCTGCTGGTGGAACCGGATGGCACGCTGCATCAGTATGACAAGCGCCATCTGTTCCGCATGGCGAATGAGCATCAGCATTATGTCGCGGGTGAAACGCGCGAGGTGTTTACCTGGCGTGGCTGGCGCATTCTGCCGCAGATTTGTTATGACCTGCGTTTCCCGGTCTTTACCCGCAACCGCAACGATTATGATCTGGCGCTGTTTGTCGCCAACTGGCCCGCGCCGCGTGCGCTGCACTGGCAGTCACTGCTGCTGGCAAGGGCGATTGAAAACCAGGCCTATGTCGCGGGTTGTAATCGCGTCGGCAGCGACGGTAATCAGCACCAGTACAGCGGCGATAGCCGGATTATTTCACCGCTGGGTGACATCCTGGCCGCCGCTGAGCCGTTTGCGCGGGCGCGCATTGATGCTGAGTTGTCGCTGGAGGAGTTGCAGGCGTATCGTGAACGCTTCCCGGCGTGGCGCGATGCGGATGCGTTCACGTTGTAA
- a CDS encoding pyridoxal-phosphate-dependent aminotransferase family protein, translating to MDIAQFPQINPPQRLLMGPGPINADPRVLRAMSTQLIGQYDPAMTNYMNEVMALYRGVFRTENRWTMLIDGTSRAGIEAILLSAIRPGDKVLVPVFGRFGHLLCEIARRCRAEVHTIEVPWGEVFTPDQIEDAIKRIKPRLLLTVQGDTSTTMLQPLAELGAICQKYGVLFYTDATASLGGNALETDAWGLDAVSAGMQKCLGGPSGTSPITLSPQMEAVIRKRKCVEEGIRTADHQDGEDEMIYSNYFDLGMIMDYWGPERLNHHTEATTALFGARECARLIMQEGLDNGIARHKLHGDALLKGIQGMGLETFGDLQHKMNNVLGVVIPQGVNGDQVRKLVLEDFGIEIGTSFGPLHGKVWRIGTMGYNARKDCVMQTLTALEAVLNHLGFRSTQGAALQAAWDHYGSHA from the coding sequence ATGGACATCGCGCAGTTTCCGCAAATCAATCCACCGCAACGCCTGCTGATGGGGCCGGGGCCGATCAACGCTGATCCGCGCGTACTGCGCGCCATGTCTACACAGCTGATTGGTCAATACGACCCGGCGATGACGAATTACATGAATGAGGTAATGGCGCTGTATCGCGGCGTATTCCGTACCGAAAACCGCTGGACCATGTTGATCGACGGCACTTCACGCGCCGGGATCGAAGCGATTCTGCTGTCGGCGATCCGTCCGGGCGACAAAGTGCTGGTGCCGGTATTCGGTCGTTTTGGTCATCTGTTGTGTGAAATTGCCCGCCGCTGCCGCGCGGAAGTACACACCATTGAGGTGCCGTGGGGCGAAGTGTTTACGCCGGATCAGATCGAAGACGCCATAAAGCGTATTAAGCCGCGTCTGCTGCTGACTGTGCAGGGTGATACCTCCACCACCATGCTGCAACCGCTGGCTGAGCTGGGTGCCATTTGCCAGAAATATGGCGTGCTGTTCTACACCGATGCCACCGCCTCGCTCGGCGGCAACGCGCTGGAAACCGATGCCTGGGGCCTTGATGCGGTTTCGGCGGGGATGCAGAAATGCCTCGGCGGTCCGTCGGGTACGTCACCCATTACCCTCAGCCCGCAGATGGAAGCGGTGATCCGCAAACGTAAATGCGTGGAGGAGGGGATCCGTACCGCCGATCATCAGGACGGTGAGGACGAGATGATCTACTCCAACTACTTCGATCTTGGCATGATCATGGATTACTGGGGGCCGGAGCGTCTGAACCATCATACCGAAGCCACCACGGCGTTGTTTGGTGCGCGTGAGTGCGCGCGTCTGATCATGCAGGAAGGTCTGGATAACGGTATCGCCCGTCATAAGCTGCATGGCGATGCGCTGCTGAAAGGTATTCAGGGTATGGGGCTGGAAACCTTCGGTGACCTGCAACATAAGATGAATAACGTGCTGGGTGTGGTGATCCCGCAGGGCGTGAACGGCGACCAGGTGCGCAAGCTGGTGCTGGAAGATTTCGGCATTGAGATTGGCACTTCGTTTGGCCCGCTGCACGGCAAGGTTTGGCGCATCGGGACCATGGGCTACAACGCGCGCAAAGATTGCGTGATGCAAACCCTGACGGCGCTGGAAGCGGTGCTGAATCATCTGGGCTTCCGTTCCACACAGGGTGCGGCGCTCCAGGCGGCCTGGGATCATTACGGGAGCCACGCATGA
- the uraD gene encoding 2-oxo-4-hydroxy-4-carboxy-5-ureidoimidazoline decarboxylase yields the protein MNLESFNQLSPAEAQAAIAHCVAIPAWQQALVAARPFTDSAGLIAEAEALAQRWQGAELEQALSAHPRIGEKAQGKGKEATFSRSEQSAMLDADGALQFAMLAGNQRYEQRFGRVFLIRAKGRSGEEMLAELQRRLNNDAATEQQEALAQLREITLLRLKESIT from the coding sequence ATGAATCTGGAGAGCTTTAATCAGTTGTCGCCAGCGGAAGCACAGGCGGCGATTGCCCATTGTGTCGCCATTCCCGCCTGGCAACAGGCGCTGGTGGCGGCTCGCCCGTTCACGGATAGCGCCGGGTTGATCGCCGAGGCCGAGGCACTGGCCCAGCGGTGGCAGGGGGCGGAACTGGAACAGGCGCTGAGCGCTCATCCACGCATTGGTGAGAAAGCGCAGGGCAAAGGCAAAGAAGCCACGTTTTCACGCAGCGAGCAATCCGCCATGTTGGATGCAGACGGTGCGTTGCAGTTTGCCATGCTGGCGGGGAATCAACGCTATGAACAGCGTTTTGGCCGGGTGTTTCTGATTCGCGCCAAAGGTCGTAGCGGCGAGGAAATGCTGGCGGAGTTGCAGCGCCGCCTCAATAATGATGCCGCGACAGAACAGCAGGAAGCGCTGGCACAATTACGGGAAATCACTTTGTTACGGCTGAAGGAGAGCATCACATGA
- a CDS encoding pyridoxal phosphate-dependent aminotransferase: MTQHNLIPESKLPALGTTIFTQMSALAQQHNAINLSQGFPDFDGPRYLQERLAYHVSQGANQYAPMTGALPLREAIADKTAELYGHKPDVNSDITVTAGATEALYAAITALVRPGDEVICFDPSYDSYAPAVQLAGGVLKRIALQPPGFRVDWNAFQSLLSAKTRLVILNTPHNPSATVWRKSDYAQLWQAIAAQEIYVLSDEVYEHICFAEEGHASVLAHAELRQRAIAVSSFGKTFHMTGWKVGYCVAPAAISAEIRKVHQYLTFSVNTPAQLAIADMLRAEPEHYRELPEFYRARRDRLVQALAKSRFEVLPCEGTYFLLADYSAISDLDDVSFCQWLTKEVGVAAIPLSVFCADPFPHKLIRLCFAKQEATLDAAAERLCQL, encoded by the coding sequence ATGACGCAGCACAACCTGATTCCCGAGAGCAAATTACCGGCACTCGGCACCACCATTTTTACCCAAATGAGCGCGCTGGCGCAGCAACATAACGCCATTAACCTGTCGCAGGGTTTTCCTGATTTCGACGGTCCGCGCTATCTCCAGGAACGCCTGGCGTATCACGTCAGCCAGGGTGCTAATCAGTATGCCCCGATGACCGGTGCATTACCGTTACGCGAAGCCATCGCCGACAAAACGGCAGAGCTGTATGGTCACAAACCTGACGTTAACAGCGATATCACCGTGACCGCCGGAGCGACCGAAGCGCTGTACGCCGCCATTACCGCGCTGGTGCGTCCGGGCGATGAAGTGATCTGCTTCGATCCGAGTTACGACAGCTATGCCCCTGCCGTGCAGCTGGCCGGTGGCGTGCTGAAACGCATTGCCTTGCAGCCACCGGGTTTCCGCGTGGACTGGAACGCATTCCAGAGCCTGCTGAGCGCCAAAACCCGTCTGGTGATTCTGAATACGCCGCACAACCCTTCCGCCACCGTCTGGCGCAAGAGTGATTACGCGCAGCTGTGGCAGGCCATCGCCGCCCAGGAAATTTATGTGCTGAGCGACGAAGTTTACGAGCACATCTGCTTCGCCGAAGAGGGACATGCCAGCGTGCTGGCCCATGCCGAATTGCGTCAGCGCGCGATTGCCGTGTCGTCTTTTGGTAAAACCTTCCATATGACCGGCTGGAAAGTGGGTTACTGCGTGGCACCTGCGGCGATCAGTGCGGAAATCCGCAAAGTGCACCAGTACCTGACCTTCTCGGTGAATACCCCGGCGCAGCTGGCGATTGCTGATATGCTGCGCGCCGAGCCGGAGCACTATCGCGAGCTGCCAGAATTTTATCGCGCCCGCCGCGACCGTCTGGTACAGGCGCTGGCGAAAAGTCGTTTCGAAGTGCTGCCCTGTGAAGGCACCTACTTCCTGCTGGCAGACTACAGCGCCATTTCCGATCTGGATGACGTGAGTTTCTGCCAGTGGCTGACTAAAGAAGTCGGCGTAGCGGCGATTCCGCTGTCGGTGTTCTGCGCCGATCCTTTCCCGCATAAGCTGATCCGCCTGTGCTTTGCCAAACAGGAAGCGACGCTCGACGCCGCTGCGGAGCGTTTATGTCAGCTTTGA
- a CDS encoding amino acid ABC transporter permease, with product MIGQLNFAALWPHWPELLAGLWVTIQLTVLATVGGVALGILGAALRSGKPSWLSRIWGIYVELIRNTPFVVQLFFIVFGLPNLGLKLTAGEAALLAMLINLGAYSTEIIRAGIQVTPKGQWEAGRVLGLTRSQTFFRVVLPPSLQRIYPALVSQCIIVMLGSSVVSQVSYEELTFAANLIQSRTFLSFEVYLVTTLIYLALSIAMRQLLLAVGRKWFGALPS from the coding sequence ATGATTGGGCAACTTAACTTTGCTGCGCTCTGGCCGCACTGGCCGGAGCTGCTGGCGGGGCTGTGGGTCACCATCCAGCTGACGGTGCTGGCGACTGTAGGCGGTGTTGCGCTGGGGATTCTCGGTGCGGCACTGCGCAGCGGCAAACCCAGCTGGCTGAGCCGTATCTGGGGCATTTATGTCGAGCTGATTCGTAACACCCCGTTTGTAGTGCAGCTGTTTTTTATCGTCTTTGGTTTGCCCAATCTTGGTCTGAAACTGACGGCGGGCGAAGCAGCGCTGCTGGCGATGCTGATTAACCTCGGTGCCTACAGCACTGAAATCATCCGCGCCGGTATCCAGGTGACGCCGAAAGGGCAATGGGAAGCTGGGCGTGTACTCGGCCTGACCCGCAGCCAGACATTTTTTCGCGTGGTGTTGCCGCCGTCGTTGCAACGCATTTACCCGGCGCTGGTCAGCCAGTGCATCATCGTGATGCTGGGGTCGTCCGTGGTGTCGCAGGTCTCCTATGAGGAACTGACCTTCGCCGCCAACCTGATTCAGTCGCGCACGTTTTTGAGTTTTGAAGTCTATCTGGTGACCACGTTGATTTACCTGGCGTTGTCGATTGCCATGCGTCAGCTGCTGCTGGCAGTGGGACGTAAATGGTTTGGAGCGCTGCCATCATGA
- the hpxU gene encoding MurR/RpiR family transcriptional regulator HpxU — translation MKQLDERLRSHYPQLSPQEQRIADFVFDHFDDLISYNSAELARLSGVSKATVSRLFKRLGYEKYKDMRDELRTLRQSGMPLTDNRDAVQGNTLLSRHYKQEMANLTQWVNSIDPQQFGEVIQALAQAKRLFIVGMRNAYPVALHLRQQLMQARPQVHVLPQPGQTLGEELVDITPEDVVVVMAFRRRPRILRPLMQQLQQSNIPVLALCEPQAQGVITLARWQLCAPLDSVSAFDSYASAMSLVNLLANALLHEMLSQGRQRIHQIADLYQHLDELEHR, via the coding sequence ATGAAACAGTTAGATGAACGCCTCCGTAGCCACTATCCGCAACTGTCGCCGCAGGAGCAGCGCATTGCCGATTTTGTCTTTGACCATTTTGACGACCTGATCAGCTACAACAGCGCGGAACTGGCGCGGCTGAGTGGTGTGTCAAAAGCGACGGTGAGCCGCCTGTTCAAGCGCCTTGGCTACGAAAAATACAAAGATATGCGTGATGAGCTGCGTACCCTGCGCCAGAGCGGTATGCCCCTGACGGACAACCGCGATGCGGTGCAGGGCAACACGCTGCTGTCGCGTCATTACAAGCAGGAGATGGCGAACCTGACGCAGTGGGTCAACAGCATTGATCCGCAGCAGTTTGGCGAGGTGATTCAGGCGCTGGCACAGGCGAAACGGCTGTTTATCGTCGGCATGCGTAATGCCTATCCGGTAGCGCTGCATCTGCGCCAGCAGCTGATGCAGGCGCGTCCTCAGGTCCATGTGCTGCCGCAACCCGGCCAGACGCTGGGTGAGGAGCTGGTGGATATCACCCCGGAAGATGTGGTGGTGGTGATGGCGTTTCGCCGTCGGCCCCGCATCCTCCGCCCGCTGATGCAGCAGCTGCAACAAAGTAATATCCCGGTGCTGGCGCTGTGTGAACCGCAGGCGCAGGGGGTGATCACCCTGGCGCGCTGGCAGCTGTGTGCACCGCTCGACAGCGTCTCCGCCTTCGACAGCTACGCCTCCGCCATGAGCCTGGTGAACCTGCTGGCTAACGCCCTGTTGCATGAAATGTTGTCGCAAGGTCGTCAGCGTATTCATCAAATCGCCGACCTTTACCAGCATCTGGATGAGCTGGAACACCGTTAA
- a CDS encoding amino acid ABC transporter ATP-binding protein, with protein sequence MPLITINQVQKYYGDNHVLKGVDLDIEMGEVISIIGRSGSGKSTLLRCMNGLEGYQEGSIKLGGMTITDRESQARDISRSVGMVFQSFNLFPHMTALENVMLAPRRVLKKSEAECRELAKQMLEKVGLGERLDYYPANLSGGQQQRVAIARALAMQPKVLLCDEITSALDPELVGEVLKVLEQLAAEGMTLILVTHEMNFARDVGDRVVFMHQGRVWEQGDSKTVFANPQTAELKQFISTVRL encoded by the coding sequence ATGCCGCTCATCACCATTAATCAGGTACAGAAGTACTACGGCGACAATCATGTGTTGAAAGGGGTCGATCTCGATATCGAAATGGGCGAGGTGATCTCCATCATCGGCCGCAGCGGGTCGGGTAAAAGTACCTTGCTGCGCTGCATGAACGGACTGGAAGGCTATCAGGAAGGCAGCATCAAACTCGGCGGCATGACCATTACCGACCGGGAATCCCAGGCGCGTGACATCAGCCGTTCGGTCGGCATGGTGTTCCAGAGCTTCAACCTGTTCCCGCATATGACGGCGCTGGAGAACGTCATGCTGGCACCGCGCCGCGTACTGAAAAAGAGCGAGGCGGAGTGCCGGGAACTGGCAAAACAGATGCTGGAAAAAGTCGGCCTCGGTGAGCGCCTCGACTATTACCCGGCCAATCTTTCGGGCGGTCAGCAGCAGCGCGTGGCGATTGCCCGTGCGCTGGCGATGCAGCCCAAAGTATTACTTTGTGACGAGATCACCTCGGCGCTCGATCCTGAGCTGGTGGGTGAAGTGCTGAAGGTGCTGGAGCAACTGGCAGCAGAAGGCATGACGCTGATTCTCGTGACACATGAAATGAACTTCGCCCGCGACGTGGGCGATCGTGTGGTCTTTATGCATCAGGGACGCGTCTGGGAGCAGGGCGACAGCAAAACGGTGTTCGCCAATCCGCAAACCGCGGAACTGAAACAATTTATCTCGACGGTTCGTCTCTAA
- a CDS encoding transporter substrate-binding domain-containing protein codes for MKKVLMAVAGAALMMAQVGSAMADQLQDIQKRGVIRIAVPQDFPPFGSVGTDLQPQGYDIDMAKYLAKEMKLKLQLVPVSSANRVPYLQTDKVDLVISSMGKNAEREKVIDFSRAYAPFFLGVFGPKGEEIKDAAALSGKSIGVTRGAVEDMVLSDVAPKDADVKRYEDNNTTLSAYLSGQVQYIATGNLVVAAIARQNPAKAPVAQFMLKDSPCFIGLKKDEPALKDKVNTLIEQGIKDGTLNKLSEEWLKAPLPANLGA; via the coding sequence ATGAAAAAAGTTTTAATGGCAGTGGCAGGCGCTGCGTTAATGATGGCGCAGGTCGGTAGCGCGATGGCCGATCAGCTGCAGGACATCCAGAAACGCGGTGTTATCCGCATTGCCGTACCGCAGGACTTCCCGCCGTTTGGTTCAGTCGGCACCGATTTACAGCCGCAGGGCTATGACATCGACATGGCGAAGTACCTCGCCAAAGAGATGAAACTGAAGTTGCAGCTGGTGCCTGTCTCCAGTGCTAACCGCGTGCCGTATCTGCAAACCGATAAGGTCGATCTGGTGATCTCCAGCATGGGGAAAAATGCCGAACGTGAAAAAGTGATCGACTTTAGCCGTGCTTACGCGCCGTTCTTCCTGGGCGTGTTTGGTCCGAAAGGCGAAGAAATCAAAGATGCAGCGGCACTGAGCGGAAAATCCATCGGCGTTACCCGTGGTGCGGTCGAAGATATGGTTCTGAGCGATGTGGCACCGAAAGACGCCGATGTGAAACGTTACGAGGATAACAACACCACGCTGTCTGCTTATCTTTCTGGTCAGGTGCAGTACATCGCCACCGGCAACCTGGTCGTGGCCGCGATCGCACGCCAGAACCCGGCCAAAGCCCCGGTTGCGCAGTTTATGCTGAAAGACTCCCCGTGCTTTATCGGCCTGAAGAAGGACGAGCCTGCGCTGAAAGATAAAGTGAACACCTTGATCGAGCAGGGCATTAAAGATGGCACCCTGAACAAGTTGTCCGAAGAGTGGCTGAAAGCGCCACTGCCGGCCAACCTCGGCGCATAA
- the hpxK gene encoding allantoate amidohydrolase gives MSESLMTASEAQSAAARVMARCDALAEISETEDGLMRVYLSPEQMRANQRVGEWMQAAGMTVWQDAVGNICGRYESATPGAPALLLGSHLDTVRNAGRYDGMLGVLSAIETVQWLHDHQQRLPLAIEIVGFGDEEGTRFGITLLGSRGITGSWPESWITHPDGNGITVAQAMQDVGLDAAKILDAARDVNDIAAYLELHIEQGPCLEQEDLALGVVTAINGARRLNCRFTGEAGHAGTVPMTHRKDALAAAAEWMVFIEQTTRELDPQLVATVGTLHCAPGAVNVIPGDVQLSLDVRGPQDEPLARLLSLLLTQAEAIALRRGLTFSADEYYRIAATACDARLQQALSHALETVQGRSLSLPSGAGHDAIAIAERWPVGMLFVRNHRGISHHPAESVQTAHVALGVQAYLQAVCDLARA, from the coding sequence ATGAGTGAAAGCCTGATGACTGCCAGCGAGGCGCAGTCCGCCGCCGCACGCGTCATGGCGCGCTGCGATGCGCTGGCTGAGATCAGTGAAACGGAAGATGGCCTGATGCGGGTCTACCTCTCGCCGGAACAAATGCGTGCTAATCAGCGCGTCGGTGAGTGGATGCAGGCCGCAGGTATGACGGTATGGCAGGATGCGGTTGGCAATATCTGCGGCCGCTATGAATCCGCCACGCCGGGTGCACCGGCGCTGCTGCTCGGTTCACATCTCGATACCGTACGTAACGCCGGTCGCTATGACGGGATGCTTGGCGTATTGAGCGCGATTGAAACCGTACAGTGGCTGCACGATCACCAGCAGCGTCTGCCGCTGGCGATTGAGATTGTCGGCTTCGGCGACGAAGAGGGCACGCGTTTTGGTATTACGCTGCTGGGCAGCCGTGGCATCACGGGCAGCTGGCCGGAAAGCTGGATCACCCATCCTGACGGCAATGGTATTACGGTTGCCCAGGCGATGCAGGATGTTGGCTTAGACGCAGCAAAAATCCTTGATGCGGCGCGTGATGTTAATGATATCGCCGCCTATCTGGAGCTGCATATTGAGCAGGGGCCATGCCTGGAACAGGAAGATCTGGCGCTCGGTGTGGTCACCGCCATCAACGGGGCTCGCCGCCTGAATTGCCGTTTTACCGGCGAAGCAGGCCATGCGGGTACGGTGCCGATGACGCATCGTAAAGACGCACTGGCCGCAGCGGCCGAATGGATGGTGTTTATCGAGCAGACCACTCGCGAGCTGGATCCACAGCTGGTGGCGACGGTGGGAACGCTGCACTGCGCGCCAGGGGCGGTGAATGTCATCCCTGGTGACGTGCAGTTGTCACTGGATGTGCGCGGCCCGCAGGATGAACCGCTGGCCCGTCTGCTGTCGCTGTTACTGACCCAGGCGGAAGCCATTGCCTTACGCCGTGGCCTGACCTTCAGCGCTGACGAGTATTATCGTATCGCTGCGACGGCCTGCGATGCGCGTCTGCAACAGGCGCTGAGTCATGCGCTGGAAACGGTGCAGGGGCGCAGTTTGTCGCTGCCAAGTGGTGCCGGACACGATGCGATCGCTATTGCCGAGCGCTGGCCGGTGGGGATGCTGTTTGTGCGCAATCATCGCGGTATCAGCCACCATCCGGCGGAATCAGTGCAAACGGCGCACGTAGCGCTGGGTGTGCAGGCGTATTTGCAGGCGGTGTGCGATCTGGCACGGGCATAA
- a CDS encoding amino acid ABC transporter permease codes for MTTFTDWDILRNLLLAARWTILLSLVAFFGGTLVTLPLLFLRLLRKPWLMRVIRGYTELFQGTPLLMQLFLAFFGVALFGIDVAPWTAASLALTFYTSAFLVDIWHGSIRALPKGQWEASRCLGLTFGQTLYRVIAPQAIRIAIAPTVGFAVQVIKGTALASIIGFVELTKAGTILNNVTYQPFKVFGLVALGYFLMCYPLSRYSQYLEKKFNAAHHH; via the coding sequence ATGACGACCTTTACCGACTGGGACATCCTGCGCAACCTGCTGCTGGCGGCGCGCTGGACGATTTTGCTGTCGCTGGTGGCCTTCTTTGGTGGCACGCTGGTGACCCTGCCGCTGCTGTTTTTACGCCTGCTGCGTAAGCCGTGGCTGATGCGGGTTATCCGCGGTTACACCGAATTGTTTCAGGGCACGCCGTTACTGATGCAGCTGTTTCTGGCGTTCTTCGGCGTCGCGCTGTTTGGTATTGATGTCGCCCCCTGGACCGCCGCCTCGCTGGCGCTGACGTTCTACACCAGTGCTTTTCTGGTGGATATCTGGCACGGCAGTATCCGTGCGTTGCCAAAAGGTCAGTGGGAAGCGTCGCGCTGCCTCGGCCTGACGTTCGGCCAGACGCTGTACCGCGTGATTGCCCCGCAGGCGATCCGCATTGCCATCGCCCCGACTGTCGGTTTTGCCGTGCAGGTGATTAAAGGCACGGCGCTGGCGTCCATCATTGGTTTTGTCGAGCTGACCAAGGCAGGCACCATTCTGAACAACGTGACTTATCAGCCGTTTAAGGTGTTTGGCCTGGTGGCGCTGGGTTACTTCCTGATGTGTTATCCGCTGTCTCGCTACAGCCAGTACCTGGAGAAAAAATTCAATGCCGCTCATCACCATTAA